One Alphaproteobacteria bacterium DNA segment encodes these proteins:
- the iolG gene encoding inositol 2-dehydrogenase — protein MIEFAQFGAGRIGRIHAAAIAASGKARLRYVVDVNAKAAAELAASYGAKAVDTKTAMADPKVGAVLIASSTDTHADLTIAAAKAGKAIFCEKPIDLSLARVDACLKVVKAAKVPMLVGFNRRFDPSFASLHARLRAGEIGDVEQVIVSSRDPGLPPFEYLKVSGGQFRDMTIHDFDMARWLLGEEPNEVFAFGSALVDPRVAKAGDIDSAMVLLRTKSGKMAHINNSRRASYGYDQRIEVHGSKGRLMAGNHTPTTVEKADALSVSTDKPLYFFLERYAAAYRAEMDAFLTALTTKKKMPVGADDGRKALVLAEAALKSSKTGKPVKVSL, from the coding sequence ATGATCGAGTTCGCTCAGTTCGGTGCCGGTCGCATCGGCCGTATCCATGCCGCCGCCATCGCCGCTTCGGGCAAAGCGCGGTTGCGCTATGTCGTCGACGTCAACGCGAAGGCGGCCGCCGAGTTGGCCGCATCCTACGGCGCAAAGGCCGTCGATACCAAGACCGCGATGGCCGACCCGAAGGTCGGCGCGGTGCTGATCGCGTCGTCGACCGACACGCATGCCGATTTGACGATCGCCGCCGCCAAGGCCGGCAAGGCGATTTTCTGCGAAAAGCCGATCGATCTGTCGCTGGCGCGCGTCGACGCGTGCTTGAAGGTCGTCAAGGCCGCCAAAGTGCCGATGCTGGTGGGTTTCAACCGCCGCTTCGACCCGAGCTTCGCGTCGCTGCACGCGCGCCTGCGCGCCGGCGAAATCGGCGACGTGGAACAAGTCATCGTGTCGAGCCGCGATCCCGGCCTGCCGCCCTTCGAATACCTGAAGGTCTCGGGCGGGCAGTTCCGCGACATGACGATCCACGATTTCGATATGGCGCGCTGGCTGCTGGGCGAAGAACCCAACGAAGTCTTCGCCTTCGGCTCGGCGCTGGTCGATCCGCGCGTGGCGAAGGCCGGCGATATCGACAGCGCGATGGTGCTGCTGCGCACGAAGAGCGGCAAAATGGCGCATATCAACAATTCGCGCCGGGCGAGCTACGGCTACGATCAACGTATCGAAGTGCACGGCTCCAAGGGCCGATTGATGGCGGGCAACCACACGCCGACGACGGTCGAGAAGGCCGATGCGTTGTCCGTGTCGACCGACAAGCCGCTCTATTTCTTCCTGGAGCGTTACGCCGCCGCCTATCGCGCCGAGATGGACGCGTTCCTGACGGCGCTGACGACCAAGAAGAAGATGCCGGTCGGGGCCGATGACGGCCGCAAGGCGCTGGTTCTGGCGGAAGCGGCGCTCAAATCGTCGAAGACCGGCAAGCCGGTGAAGGTGAGCCTGTGA